GCGCATGTGTGTTCCTGAGCTTCTCTCTTTGGTTAGTTCTGATAATAATGAGGAAGCAGTAGAGGAGGATACAAACTATGAAATTGAGCTTAATTCTTATTTGGAGCTTAAGGATTTTATTTCTAAAATAGATATCAACAATACTACTCCTTTTCAGGCGATAGATTTACTTAATCAGATAATTGCAAAGATTAAGGCATAGATGTTTTAATGTGGAATTGGGTTGTTTTAAAAAGTGTATTTCTTCCCTTTTGCTCTTGCTGTAGTAAAAAGTATGTTTATTCCTATGCTCTTTGCAAGAGTTGCTTTGAATCTTTTAATTTTGATATTAGATCAAAAGACGATATTTTATATTTTTTTGAATATAGAGATGAATATAAGAAATTGGTTTTATCTTATAAAGAAGACGGACAAAAATCACTTGGACAGTTTTTTGCGGCAGAGATTTTGAAATTTTTGAAGAATATTGATTTTGATCTGGCGGTCAGTGTTCCTTGTAGTTTCAAGAGAAGGGCTTTTTATGGTTTTGATCATATGGAATATATTGGAAATTTATTAGGTAGGAATGGGATAAATTATGCCAATATCTTTAAGCGAGGATTGGGCAGGAGTCAAAAGCTCTTGAGTGGAGGCTTAAGGCTTAGAAATTTAGAAAATCAAATTAAATTAAAATTAAGGTATAAAAATATTGAGCTTAAAAGAATTGTACTCATTGATGACATTGTTACAACAGGATCATCTATGACTTTTTGTCAAGATATTTTAATAAGACATGGAGCTTGGAATGTGATCAAACTATCAATATTGAAAGTATAATTGATTATCACGGTCTTGACATTTATTGACATTAATGCTACTTTTAAGCTGTGTAATTATTCTATTTAAGAAGGTTCTTTTTAAAAGAGCCTTATTTGTTTTTAGGAATGTGATTGAGTAAGGCTTTTGATGATAATGAAGTTTACAATTTAATAAAGAATGTAACGGATCAGTTGGGAATTGAAATTGTAGAAATTAATGCTTTTAGGAAAAGAGATGAAGGTAGGATTCAGATAGTCCTTTATGGGGATGATGATTTTTACGTTGATAAGCTTTGTGATTTACATAAGATAATTTTGTTAGGCTTGGAATCTGTTCTTAAGTATAATTTTAGTTTGGAGATCTCTACGCCCGGAATCAATAGAAAGATTAAGAATGATAGAGAGTTTAAAATTTTTGAGGGTAAGAAGATTAAGCTAATGTTAGATAATGATTTTGAAGAAGGATTGATCTTTAAAGCAGAAACAGATGGTTTTATTTTTAAAACAGATAGTAAAGAGATAAGAGTTCTCTATAGTGATGTAAGGAAGGCTAAATTATCATAAAGGAGTCTTGGAGATGATAAAGGGTACTGGTCAAATGATTTTCAATATTGCTAGTGAGCGAGGAATGAGCGTGGAGGCTATTCGAAAGACAGTTAAGGAATCTATAGTAATAGCCTATAAGAAATATTTTGGAACGAGTGAGAATGCTTTCATTAAATTTGATGAGAATACTGGAGATTTGACGGTTTATTGTAAAAAAAGAATTGTAGAAGAAGTTAAAGATGACACACTTGAAATATTGGAAGGTGATACTAGAGAATTTCAGATAGTGGAGGATGGATACGCTTATATTGAGATTGATCCTAAGGTTTTTGATAGGCTGTCTATTCAAGTTGCGAAACAGAGAACTAAAAGTGATTTGCAAGGAATTGAAGATAATGAACTTTACTTAGAGTTTAAAAACAAGCTATATAAGATTATTATTGGATATGTTCAGCAGAATAGGAATGGAGATCTTTATGTTAATCTTGGTAGCACCGATGGTGTCATACCTAAGAAATATCAATCCCCAAGGGAAGTTTATGGCCTTAATGAAAAAATTAGGGTTCTTGTGCAGGGTGTGAAGAAGGGAAAGAATGGCATAGAAGTCATTTTATCAAGAACTCATCCTAAGTTTATTGAAGAACTTTTGACTCTTGAAATTCCTGAAATTGAAGAAGGTGTTATTAAGATTCATAAGATAGTCAGGGATCCAGGTTATAGGACTAAGATTGCTGTTTATTCTGAAAAGGAAGAGATTGATCCTGTGGGACCTTGCATTGGTCAGAAGGGTGTTAGAATTCAGTCAATAATTAAAGAACTTGAGGGCGAGAAAATAGACATCATTCCTTACTCTAAGGATATTAAAGAGTTTATTAGAGATGCTTTGACACCTGCAAAAATAGATAATGTCTATATTATTGATGAAGACTTGCATAAGGCTTTAGTAGTTGTTAGTGATGAGCAACTCTCACTTGCAATAGGTAAGATGGGGCAAAATGTTAGACTTGCAAATAGACTGCTTGATTGGGCAATTGATGTTAAGACTAATAGTCAGTTTGCGGAGATGAAAGTAAGTGGCGAATTTAAAAAAGAAACTTTTGAGATGTTTGACAAAATTATTCAAGACACTGTGCAAGAAGATGAATTTGAGGAGATAAATAAGATTAGTGAGCTTAAGGTTCTTGGGAGTGATATCGTTGATAGGTTAATTGAGGTAGGTCTTGATGAGATTGATAATTTTTTAGAGGCGAGTGAAGAAAAACTTCTTGAGCTTGGGATAAGCTATGAAAAGCAAGGTGAAATAGGTAAGATATTAAAGGAAGGCATGGTAATCATTTCCAATGATGAGGAATCTATTGAGAGAATTAAAGAAGAGGAAGAGTTGCTTTGCCCCGAATGTGGGACTGTTATTAATGAAAATATGACTTTTTGTCCAGGTTGTAAGATAGGACTCAGCTTTGAGTTTGAAGAGGAGTAGTAGTTTGTCAGAAAATAGTGATGATGATCGAAACGAAGATGAAAAAAGAATTAAAGTTGTTAAGTTGCGCAAGAAAGTAGTTAAGGTCGTAGCTCATACTGATAGAAATTTAAATAAATTCAAAAATGATTTTATTGATTCCTCGCATTATACTCAGGATAGTAGGGGATATCCTTCTGGTAGAAATTATAGTCAGGGTAGAGATAATAGAGGTGTGAGACCTGGTGGTTTGGATAGGGATAATGTTGGAAGGCAGCAACAGGATAGTAGGGGATATCCTTCTGGTAGAAATTATAGTCAGGGTAGCAATGGCTTTCAGACATTTAGACGAGTGATCAGAGCTAAGGTTACCCCTAGTGTTACTCCGGCACCTGTTGATTCTGATAGTAAGGGTCTTAATAGAAAACTTGGAGAGAAAAAAAAACAACAACAAGAAAGTCAAAAAAGTTATAAGAGGAAAAAAGAGGAAACTGAAACTAAGACAATAGAACAAAAAGTTTTTGAACAGTTACAGAAGAAGAAGAAAGAGAATCTGGTGAATCCAATTCCTAAATCAATTGATATTATGGGAACTATTACTGTTGCCGAGCTTGCAAGGAAGATGAATTTAAAATCATCAGATTTAATTGCTAAATTAATGGATTTAGGCGTTATGGCAACTATTAATGAGAAAATTGACTCTGATACTGCTACTATTTTAGTTGATGAATATGGTTCTAAGGTTAATGTTGTGTCAATTTATGATGAAACAGTGATAGAGACAGAACAGGAAGATGAGAGTAAGAGGATTGAAAAACCACCCGTTATTACGATAATGGGGCATGTTGACCATGGTAAGACTAGACTTTTATCAGTGTTGCAAAATGTTGATATAAATCAAACAGAATCTGGGGGGATTACACAACATATTGGTGCTTATACTATTAATTACAATAGCCATGAAATAACATTTCTAGATACTCCAGGTCATGAGGCTTTTACAATGATGAGAATTCGAGGTGCTCAAGTTACAGATATTGTAGTGCTTGTTGTATCAGCTGTGGATGGTGTTATGCCACAGACTATCGAGGCTATTAGTCATGCTAAGGAAGCAAAAGTTCCAATTATTGTTGCAATCAATAAGATTGATTTGCCAGATTCGAATCCGGACAGAGTTAAACATCAGCTTTCAGAATATGACTTGATTCCTGAGGATTGGGGTGGGCATACAATTTTTGTTTCAATATCAGCTCTTAAAAACATTGGCATCAAGGAACTTCTTGATATGATTATTTTACAGGCTGAAGTAATGTCATTGAAAGCAAATCCAGCTAAAAGGGCCATTGGTAGAGTACTTGATGCTAAGATTGACTTGGGGCGAGGGATAGTTTGTTCTGTTATAATTGAGGATGGAACTCTTTCTATAGGAGATTCTTTTGTTGGGGGCGTATATTATGGTAAGGTTAGGGCATTAATTAATGAGCGAGGCGTATCTGTTGGGAGTGTTGGTCCTGCGAAAGCTATTAGTGTTTTGGGTTTCTCATCAATTCCTCAGGCTGGTGATCCATTTCAGGTAACAAAAACGGAAAAAGAAGCTAAATTAATTAGTTCTAAAAGACAAGACCTTAAGAAATATGAGAATGCTCAGAACGTTAAAAAAATTACTATATCAAATCTTTATGATTCAATTAAGGATGGCGGACTAAGGGAACTTAAGATAATTTTGAAAGCTGATGTACAAGGTTCTGTTGAGGCCTTAAAACATTCTCTTGAAAAATTAACCAATAATGAGATTAGAGTAAAGGTTATTCATTCGTCAGCAGGGGCAATAACGGAGACTGATATTAGTTTTGCAGCAGCAAGTGATGCGGTTATTATTGGTTTTCATGTAAGACCTACGGTAAAAGCACAATTGCTGGCTGATCAGGAAAAAGTTGAAATTAGAAAATATAATATAATCTATGATGCAATCAATGATATTAAATCAGTTCTTGAAGGAATGCTTGAGCCGGATGTTGAACAGAAATTTATTGGATTTGCTGAGGTTCGTGCTGTTATTAGCGTTCCTAAGGTTGGCGTAGTGGCTGGATGTTACGTTTCACAAGGATTAATCAAGAGGGATGCTATAACTAATATCATGAGAGAAGGATTTCAGATACATTCTGGCAAGATTTCTTCATTAAAGAGATTTAAAGATGATGTTAAGGAAGTTGCTGCGCAATATGAGTGTGGAATTATGATTGATAATTATTCTAATATTAAGGAAGGAGATATCATTGAAGCATTTGAAATTAATAAAATAAAGAGACGGATTGGCTTGTAAGAGTTTGCTTCACTGTTTTATAGTATGGAAAAGGAAATAAAAAGATCAAAACTTGAGAGCTTGTTAGTTCAAGAGATTGGCAATTTAATAGTGACTAGGGTCATTAAAGATCCTAGAGTGCATGAGTTTTTAACTGTTGTGAGAGTTGAAGTTTCAAAAGATTTAATAAATGCTAGAGTGTTTATTGGATCTATTAAAGAAGGCGCATCCCTTGATAATGCTATTAGGGCATTAAATAATGCTAAAGGATTTATCCAAGGGGAAATTGTTAAGCGGATTAAGGTTAGGAATACTCCAAAATTAAATTTTTTAAGAGATGATACTATTTCTAAGGCATTTTATGTTAATAAAATAATTGAAGATTTAAGTATTAATAAAGAACAATAGAATTTAATGAATGGAATTATCTTATTAAATAAGAGAATTGGAACAACTTCTTATGAGGCTCTTTATCCTTTAAAGAAATATTTCTCAACAAGCCGTGTTGGGCATACAGGGACTCTTGATAAATTTGCAAGTGGGCTTTTGATTGTTCTTATTGGTAAATATACTAGGCTTTCAAATTATATTACATCTCTAGATAAGGAATATATAGCAGAGATTGAGTTTGGAATTGAGACTGATACCCTTGATCCTAATGGTAGAGTAATAAATACAACAAATTATATTCCAAGTTTAGGGGAATTAAATCTTGGCATTAAATCCTTTATAGGTGAGATTGAACAAGTTCCACCTAGGTTTTCCTCAGTTCATGTCAAAGGTAATAGAGCTTATAAGCTGGCTCTTAGTGGAGAGTCTTTTGAAATTCAGGCTAGAAAGATCAATGTGTATAATATTGAAATCTTAAGTTACAATGTTGATTTTCATATTTTGAATTTAAAAATAAATTGCTCTAAGGGAACGTATGTTAGAAGCTTAGCAAGAGACTTGGCATGTTCTTTAGGCTCATTGGCTTATGTTAAGAATCTTGAGAGGGTTAAGATTGGGGATTTTAGATTGGGTAATGCTTGTTTTGATTGTGATTTAGATAAAAATTCTTTGATAAGTTTAGAGTCTTTGAATCTTTTTGAGGTAATTTACATTGACGATAATATGATTATATCTATTAAGAATGGCGCTTATGTTGATGTTGCAATTAATTTGGATGAACTTAAGATTTTCAAATCTAGGAATGAAGAGATGTTAGCGGTAATTTGTGGCATTGGTTTAAGTAAATATAAGTATGTTATTATTTTTTGATAGTTTATTTCAAGAGTGACTTATTGATGGCATTTTTAATAAGACATGAGATTATTTAAATTAAATTTTTATTTAATAATTAACGGAATTTATCTAATTGGTGGTTTTTGTAAATTGAGGAAAAGCCTTTGATTTTTGTTATTTTAATGAAAAAATATTATAATTTAATATAAAGATTTGTAATTATAGCAAGGGGTCTGCGTTAGGCTTTGCTATGATGGTATAGGAGTCACTTTTATGCTTAGTAAGGAACAAAAGCAAAAAATAGTTTCAGAATTTGGCAAGGATACAAATGATACAGGTTCTGTTGAGGTTCAGATAGCGTTAATTACGGGTAGAATAAAGTATTTAACAGAATATTTAAGAGTAAATAAAAAAGATCACAGTTCAAAAAGAGGCTTGTTGAAGTTGGTTGGGCAGAGAAGAAGTCTGTTGAGATATTATCAGAGGAAAAATTTGGAAGCTTACAGAACCTTGATAGCTAAACTTGGGCTTAGGAAGTAATAAGGGGTTAATTTTGAGAAAAATTTTGAAGTTGAAAATAGGGAGAGAAGATTTAATTTTGGAGACAGGGTTATTGGCCAAACAGGCAAATGGAGCAGTTCTTGCGACTTATGGTGGATCTACTGTTCTTGCTACGGTTTGTTGTTCAGACTCAGTCCGTGAAGGTTTAGATTTTGTGCCTCTCTCAGTTGAATATAATGAAAAGTACTATGCTGCTGGAAAAATTCCTGGGGGTTTTATTAAGAGAGAAGGTAAGCCAAAAGATAAGGAAGTACTTGTTTCTAGGTTGATAGATAGGCCCATGAGGCCTCTTTTTGATAAGAGATTTGGGAGAGAAATTCAAGTTGTTCCAACAACTTTATCTACGGATCAGATGAATCCTCCTGATATTGTTGGGATGAATGCTGCTTTTACAGCAGTTTTTTTATCAGATATTCCATTTAGTGGTCCAATTGCGGCTGTTAGGATAGCATATTTAGATGATAAATTTATAGTAAATCCTTCTTTTGAAGAGATTCAGGATTCTATCCTTGATATTGTTGTTGCAGGGAGTTTAGATGGAATTACTATGGTTGAGGGTGGCGCTCATGAGGTTAGGGAGGAGATATTACTTGATGCAATAGATGAAGCTTATAAGTACGTTCAACAAATTTGTAATGTTCAAAAAGAGCTTGTGTCTATTATAGACCAGAGAGAAAAATTACCTCTTGCTTATGAGGCGAGAGTATTTGAATTTAGGGATGAGCTTAAAGATTTAATTTACTCTGAGCTTAAGGAAGCTTGTTTTGTAAAGGGTAAGCTTAATAGAAATCGTGCTATAAAATTACTTAAGACGAAAGCTCATGAGCATTTTTCCTCTATTGGAAAGCTTAATGATGAGAATGAAGGACTCCTTTATAAGGCCTTTGATGATTTTGAACAAGAAATTGTTAGAAAATCAATTCTTGAAGATAATCTTAGGACTGATGGTCGTACTTCTACACAAATAAGAGATATTGTTGGTGAGATTGATCTTTTAAGGAGAACTCATGGTTCTGCTCTTTTTACAAGAGGTGAGACCCAGGCGTTGGCCGTAACTACTTTGGGAACAAGTATTGATGAGCAGATAATGGACGATATTGATGGGGATAAGCGTCTTAATTTTATGCTTCATTATAATTTTCCTCCATTTTCTGTGGGAGAAACGGGTAGGCTGATGACTGGAAGGCGCGAGATTGGACATGGGCATTTGGCTCAGAGATCCTTGGAGGCTATGTTGCCTAGGAAAGATGATTTCCCATATACTATTAGAGTGGTATCTGAGGTGTTGGAGTCAAATGGATCATCATCAATGGCTACAGTATGCTCTGGGAGTATGTCTTTGATGGCTGCGGGGGTCCCCGTTAAGGAGCAGGTTGCAGGTATAGCTATGGGGCTTATTAGTGATGGCGATAGATATGTTGTTTTAAGTGATATCCTTGGTGAGGAAGACCATTTGGGTGATATGGACTTTAAGGTTGCTGGGACTAGGAATGGAATCACTGGGTTTCAGATGGACATTAAGATTGCAAATGTTACAAAGCAGTTAATGAGAGATGCTCTTGAACAGGCGAGAGCCGGCAGGATGCATATTTTATCCATTATGGATTCTGTAATTTCCAGTTCAAGGATCGATATATCTTCTAATGCGCCCAAGATTATTCAATTACAAATTGATATTGATAAAATTTCTCTTGTCATTGGGGCTACCGGCAAGACAGTTAAAGCAATTACAGATGAATTTGAAGTTAGAGTGCAAATTGAGCAAGATGGAAGAATTACTCTTTTTGGTGCTGATGATTTAAAAATGCAAAAAGCAAAGGAGAAGATAGAGAGTATTGTTAAGGAACCCAAAGTTGGCGAAATTTATGAAGGGATTGTTAAAAAGGTTAACAGTTTTGGAGCTTTCATTGAGCTTACTCCTACTAAGGAAGGGTTTTTAAGTACTCGAGCAAAACCTAGAGATGATAGATATGGGGATAGTAGAAATTCTCGATATGGCAGAGGTGGTAGGGATGGCGGAAGAGAGTCAGGAGTGCGTCCTCCAAGATTAGAAGAAGGACAGAGAGTTAAGGTTAAGGTAACTGGTATAGATAAATTTGGTAAGATTGAGCTTGAACTCGTTAGGGATTAATAATCATTATGAGATTCATATTAGGTAGTAATTTAAAAAATAGGCTTATTTTTTTAAGCTTATTTTTGTTTATTTCATGTCTTACTGATAGGGGTATTGATTTGTCTCTTGATTTTGTCAAAGATGGGAACAAATTGGAGATTGCGAAACATAATTATTTAGTGGGATTAAGAGATGATGAATCTTTTTTTTTAAGTGATGCTTTTTTAAAAGAAACCAATTCTTATTTTAGAAGTGCTAGAGAAAGTTATGCCCAAGGGAATCTTGGGATGACTAGCTATTATTTGGAAAAAATAATCACTGATGAGAAAAGTTATAGTAAGGAATTGCTTTCTAAAACCAATTTATTTTTTGGTTATGTGAATTATGATAAGGGTGTTTATGACCTTTCTGAGTATAATTTTGATTATTTTTTAAGAAACTATAAATATTCTCATGCTAGTCTTAGGGCTGCTGAACTTAAATATTTTGTTAAAGATAGAATGGGTGCAATTTCTGCATTAAGAAATATTGATGAAACTTCTATTGAATTGGAGTATGATAAAGGGATTTATAATTTTTTAAATAATAAATTTGGAGTACAGTATTTAAATTTAGAATCTTTGGGATTTCTAGATAATAGTGTTTTTGATATGTTTGTTTTGGGTAGCAATGTTTTTGTTGCAAATATATTTGGTGGCCTTTTAAGGTATGATATTAAGAGTAATGACTATAGGGTTTATATTAAAGACAAGAAAAGTATTGTTTTAAATGGACTTAGGGGGTTTGCGGAGCATAGGGGAATTATATATATTGGTGGAAATAATGCGCTTTATTACATTGATGATCTTGAAGGGGCAATTAAGCAAGTTAGGATACCTTTGGGAGTTAAGTTGAATAGTATACAAGTCTTGATGAGTGCTAAGGATGGAATATTTGTTGGTACGCTGGGTTCTGGATTGTGGTTTTATTCTGATTTAGATGAATGGACTTATATAGGACTTGGATCTAATAAAATCTCATCGATGTATCTAGATAAACGAAAAAATTTATTATTAGTGGGAACCATGGATAAGAGCATTTATAGTATTTATCTTGCTAATTTTAATGATGTTAAGCATTTAAACTTTTTTAGCAAGAGAGATAATGAGAAAAATATTAATTTTATAAAAAGTTATGGTGATAGTTATTATGTAGGGACTTATGGAGGTGGGCTTTTTAGATTAAATTTAGATGATAATACATATGTAAAATATGACGTTGACAATGATTCTAGTATTGAATATTTTCTTGACATGGATATTAGAGATAATAAATTGTTGTTTGCGACTTTTGAACATGGATTATTAATTTACGATATGATAAATAATAACTGGGATTATTTGGGGCCTCGTGATGGGCTTCTCAATTTGAATTTAATAAAAGTTTTAAGCTTTAATAACTATGTTATACTTGGCACTCTCAATAATGGTTTGGTTTTTGTAGATGAAAGTATTAAAAAACAGATATGAATCTTATATAATTATTGAATTTTGTAAGTATTTTTTAATTACTTTTTTGTTTTTTTTCTTTGTATTTTTTATAAATCAAATACTTTTTTTTATGAGGATACTTCTTCAAAATTATGTTCCATTTTTGAAAGCTTTTATTTTTGTTATATATTCTCTTCCTATGGTAATTGCACTTTCTCCTCCTTTTGCAGCTTTAATCTCTGTGGTGTTGACTATTCATAGATTTAAACTTAATAATGAAATATTAGCTTTCAGGTCAATTGGGATATCTATTTTTGATTTATTAGTTCCATTTCTTAAATTAGGGGTAATTATTGCGTTTGTATCATTTATTTCAAATGATTTTCTGCTTCCTTTGGGTTCTATTGGTAGATTGAAGATTTTTAATGAAATAAAAGAAGAAGTGCCTCATTTAGTATTAAAACCTTATTCAAGCAAGCAGTATGGAGACTTGATATTTGTATCAGGAGAAAAGTCTGATATGGGATATAAAAATGTTACTTTTTTTGATAATACTAGGCTTAAGGGTTATGACAGAATATTTATGGCAAAAGATTTGATTATTAGGAAAGAAAATTATCAGGTATATTTCATTTTAAATGATGTTTTATCAATTGCCCTAACAGATGATGAGAGTGGATTTTATGATTATTTTTATGCTGATCGAATGAAGTATTCAATTGATCAGGTCACATTTAGTAATAATTTTTTGTTAAGTTATGTAACCCCATCACAGATGAGCTTAAGAGATGTTATAAAGCTTGTTGATAATCAAGAGAAATTAATTGACGATTTAAATATACAAAATGGTTTAGAGGAAGATTTTCTAAATTTAAATTTTGCAACTACTTATTTAAATTATTTATATGATAAGAGTAAAATTTTAGATGAGATGTCTATTCTTGAAAACTTGAATTATATGTATAATTTGCAGCTAAATTATACTCCTTATGAGGATATGACCGCTAAGAGGAATTATGCTCTTTTTTCTCTGGAACTTTATCAAAAAATTAGTCTGCCAGTGTCGGTTTTATTTTTTATTTTTTTGGCTTTTGGTATGGGTATGTATTCAAATAAAAAATATTCTATCATCCTTGAGCTTGTGATTTCAATACTTATTTGTGTTGCATATTGGGTAATGTTTATTGGAGGAAAAGTTTATACTGTCCAGAATGCGCCAGATCCTTTTCTTGTTGCTGTTTTGCCAAATGTGTTATTGATCTTTGCAGGGGTTGTGCTTTTCTTGAGACTTTTAAAAAGATGAGAGTAGATAAACTTTTTGTAAAGAATATATCATTGACTTTTTTGTTTATGAATTTTCTTTTCATGATTTTAATTGTGCTTGGGGATCTATTTGTAAATCTTTTAAATTATCTTGAGAATAAGCTTAGCATTGATGATATTGTGTATGTTTATTATCTTTATCTCCCAAAATCTTTCTCAGATGGTGTAGCTTTGTCTTTCCTTTTTGCTGTTTCTAATCTTATTGGGAACCTTTCTATGAGAAATGAAATAATAGGACTTTTTAGTTGTGGAATTTCTCTTTCTAGAATATTAAAACCAATAATTATAATCAGTGTTGTAATATCAATAATTCTCTTTTTTTTTGATAATTATCTAGTCATAGATACTGTTGCTAAAAGAGATGCTTTTCTTAAAAATAGTATAGGCAGTAAAGGTTCATCGGATAGGACAGTAATTATTAGGGATTTTGCAAGAGAAATTTACAATATTCGGCATTATAATATCGATAATGATTCTATTTCTAACTTGATAATTATTTTAAGAGATACTAACGAT
The sequence above is drawn from the Candidatus Borreliella tachyglossi genome and encodes:
- a CDS encoding LptF/LptG family permease, with protein sequence MKVLKNRYESYIIIEFCKYFLITFLFFFFVFFINQILFFMRILLQNYVPFLKAFIFVIYSLPMVIALSPPFAALISVVLTIHRFKLNNEILAFRSIGISIFDLLVPFLKLGVIIAFVSFISNDFLLPLGSIGRLKIFNEIKEEVPHLVLKPYSSKQYGDLIFVSGEKSDMGYKNVTFFDNTRLKGYDRIFMAKDLIIRKENYQVYFILNDVLSIALTDDESGFYDYFYADRMKYSIDQVTFSNNFLLSYVTPSQMSLRDVIKLVDNQEKLIDDLNIQNGLEEDFLNLNFATTYLNYLYDKSKILDEMSILENLNYMYNLQLNYTPYEDMTAKRNYALFSLELYQKISLPVSVLFFIFLAFGMGMYSNKKYSIILELVISILICVAYWVMFIGGKVYTVQNAPDPFLVAVLPNVLLIFAGVVLFLRLLKR
- a CDS encoding LptF/LptG family permease is translated as MRVDKLFVKNISLTFLFMNFLFMILIVLGDLFVNLLNYLENKLSIDDIVYVYYLYLPKSFSDGVALSFLFAVSNLIGNLSMRNEIIGLFSCGISLSRILKPIIIISVVISIILFFFDNYLVIDTVAKRDAFLKNSIGSKGSSDRTVIIRDFAREIYNIRHYNIDNDSISNLIIILRDTNDAFKKRYDIGTAEWINNQWKLYSVREFSKVGREVIESFHEVLDGEGIVNLEPEYVKVFMLSSKTLNFSRLISWIGSLKRENLDYSEALFDFLNRIFFSFRLILLSFTVGFISLALRKNIFIFSLLNSIAFAVVYVISVVIFNFLADLGYLPIVVASSFTTVLFLVINFIIYNFVRK